From Aquificota bacterium, one genomic window encodes:
- the ffh gene encoding signal recognition particle protein has product MLELLTEKFGKALGRIKDTRKLTEKQVNDILRDIRTALIEADVDYDVVKNFIKRVRERALKEDLTKSPSPQDSFLISIYEELVNTLGGEKQDLKKGVVLFVGLQGTGKTTTIGKIANYLKEKGFKVAVSSTDVRRPAAMLQLQRLAEKIGVPYYGFEEGLSAVEIAKRAVEKARLEGVDYLLLDTAGRLHIDEELMEELKEIKEVAKPSEVIYVADAMQGQSALSAAKAFHEALGLTGLVLTKMDGDARGGVALSVKEALGVGVKFIGVGEKIEDIEPFYPDRIAQRILGLGDIQTLVEKAQQVIPEDEAQALAFKVLKGDFDLEDMLKQIRFIKNMGPLDKLLGMLPGIGAQLKGLKIDEKKFKKTEAIILSMTKQERRNPKIINLSRKQRIAKGSGTTVSDVNKVLKEYEEMKKMIKKLKGMQGIPQLPKFPFPFKR; this is encoded by the coding sequence ATGCTTGAATTGCTAACGGAAAAGTTTGGCAAAGCCCTTGGAAGGATTAAAGACACAAGAAAACTTACAGAAAAACAGGTAAATGATATTCTTAGAGACATACGCACAGCCCTTATAGAGGCCGATGTGGACTACGATGTGGTGAAGAACTTTATAAAGAGAGTTAGGGAAAGGGCGTTAAAGGAAGATTTAACAAAAAGTCCATCTCCTCAAGATAGTTTTTTGATTAGCATATACGAAGAGCTTGTAAACACCCTTGGTGGAGAAAAGCAGGACCTTAAAAAGGGCGTGGTCCTATTTGTAGGCCTTCAAGGAACTGGTAAAACTACCACCATAGGTAAGATAGCCAACTATTTAAAAGAAAAAGGTTTTAAGGTTGCTGTAAGCTCCACAGACGTGAGGCGCCCGGCGGCCATGCTCCAGCTTCAAAGGCTGGCGGAAAAGATAGGCGTGCCTTACTATGGCTTTGAGGAAGGCCTTAGCGCCGTGGAGATAGCAAAAAGGGCTGTGGAGAAGGCAAGGTTGGAAGGTGTGGATTATCTCCTTTTGGACACGGCTGGAAGGTTGCATATAGATGAGGAGCTTATGGAAGAGCTAAAGGAGATAAAGGAGGTGGCAAAGCCTTCTGAAGTCATATATGTGGCCGACGCCATGCAAGGCCAATCTGCCCTTAGTGCTGCAAAGGCCTTCCATGAAGCCCTTGGTCTTACAGGTCTTGTGCTTACCAAGATGGATGGTGATGCGAGGGGTGGTGTGGCCCTATCTGTTAAAGAAGCTCTCGGCGTGGGTGTGAAGTTTATTGGAGTTGGTGAAAAGATAGAAGATATTGAACCCTTCTATCCTGATAGGATAGCCCAAAGGATACTGGGTCTTGGAGATATACAAACCCTTGTGGAAAAAGCCCAGCAAGTTATTCCAGAGGACGAGGCCCAAGCTCTTGCCTTTAAAGTTTTAAAGGGTGATTTTGACCTTGAAGATATGTTAAAGCAGATAAGGTTTATAAAGAACATGGGTCCTTTGGACAAACTCCTTGGTATGCTCCCTGGCATAGGAGCCCAGCTAAAAGGTCTTAAAATAGATGAGAAAAAGTTCAAAAAAACTGAGGCCATAATACTCTCTATGACAAAGCAGGAAAGGAGAAATCCAAAGATAATAAACCTTAGCAGGAAACAAAGGATAGCCAAGGGCAGTGGTACCACCGTATCCGACGTGAATAAGGTTTTAAAGGAATATGAGGAAATGAAAAAGATGATAAAAAAGCTTAAAGGTATGCAAGGAATACCACAGCTACCAAAGTTCCCCTTCCCCTTCAAAAGATAG
- the leuB gene encoding 3-isopropylmalate dehydrogenase yields MPTFKIAVLEGDGIGPEVVSSAIKVLKKIGELAGVDFAFEKALIGGCAIDQKGTPLPQETVELCLNSDAVLLGAVGGPKWDDLPTDKRPEKGLLGIRKALDLYANLRPAKVYEPLISSSPLKEEVARGTDFIVVRELTGDVYYGEPRGIFIENGKRVGINTMRYTEDEIRRVVRKAFEVALQRKKKLTSVDKSNVLEVSGLWKSVVEEEAKNYPEVEVEHLYVDNCAMQIVRRPSSFDVIVTGNIFGDILSDEAAVITGSLGMLPSASLGDKYALYEPVHGSAPDIAGKGIANPIATILSASMMLRYSFGLKREADIIDRAVEIVLEKGYRTPDIYSEGCIKVGTEGMTEAIIKAVEELWEGLS; encoded by the coding sequence ATGCCTACTTTCAAGATAGCGGTCTTAGAAGGTGATGGTATAGGTCCAGAGGTAGTATCCTCAGCCATAAAGGTCCTCAAAAAGATCGGAGAGCTTGCGGGTGTAGATTTTGCCTTTGAAAAGGCCCTTATAGGAGGCTGTGCCATAGACCAAAAGGGCACACCCCTGCCACAGGAGACGGTAGAACTTTGCCTCAATTCCGATGCGGTGCTTCTTGGTGCGGTGGGTGGTCCCAAGTGGGATGACCTTCCTACAGACAAAAGGCCGGAAAAGGGACTCCTTGGCATAAGAAAGGCCCTTGACCTTTATGCAAACCTGAGACCTGCAAAAGTATATGAACCTCTTATAAGCTCCTCGCCTTTAAAGGAGGAAGTGGCAAGAGGTACAGACTTTATTGTGGTAAGAGAGCTAACTGGAGATGTATATTATGGAGAGCCAAGGGGCATATTCATTGAGAATGGCAAAAGAGTAGGAATAAACACCATGAGATACACAGAAGATGAGATAAGGAGGGTGGTAAGAAAGGCCTTTGAAGTGGCTCTTCAAAGGAAGAAAAAGCTCACAAGCGTGGACAAGTCCAACGTGCTTGAAGTAAGCGGACTATGGAAGAGTGTGGTGGAAGAAGAAGCAAAGAACTATCCAGAGGTGGAGGTAGAACACCTCTATGTGGACAACTGCGCCATGCAGATAGTAAGAAGGCCTTCTTCCTTTGATGTGATAGTAACTGGCAACATCTTTGGAGACATACTCTCCGATGAGGCGGCCGTCATCACTGGAAGCCTTGGTATGCTTCCTTCCGCAAGCTTGGGAGATAAATATGCCCTCTATGAGCCGGTGCATGGCTCTGCACCCGATATAGCTGGCAAGGGCATAGCAAACCCCATTGCCACCATACTTTCCGCCAGCATGATGCTAAGGTATTCCTTTGGTCTAAAAAGGGAGGCGGATATAATAGACAGAGCTGTGGAAATTGTGCTTGAAAAAGGTTATAGAACGCCCGATATATACAGCGAAGGTTGTATAAAAGTAGGCACAGAAGGTATGACGGAGGCTATAATAAAAGCTGTGGAGGAGCTATGGGAAGGCTTATCTTAA